The segment ATCATGGTTCTAAGTTCTAACCTAATAAGCAAACTCATACACAATCATCCGAAAAACACATACAAGTCAGAATTAGCAAGTCAAACTGCCTAAAGCAGCTAGCATGGACTACAGTACTACACAAATGATTCAAGAAATCATATGTTCTATCTCATCTTGCAATGTAACTGAAGCAAGAAAATCCCATAATTAtgtttagaattgaaacgaatcTTGACTTATACGATCATACCATTAATCATCAACAATATCATAATCCATAATTGTTAATTAGATACTCAACTCCTTTGATACCCAAAAAGAACAAGTGACTAACTTGCAAAACTAAATCAAGATAATAACTTTTTTATCAAGTTCATATCATAATCATGAGGTAGCACATACAAACAATGCCCAATAACTCGCACTTACCAAACATTGGGCTCTTAATTCTTCTTCAAAGGTCGTCTTGATTCCTCAAATACTCCCCAGTATCAGCCTGGCGAATAACCACAAGCCCATTAGGGTCCATCTTCCTGCAATCCTGAGTCGATTTCGCAGCAATCCCAAATCCCAAAGGCAAATCCGACATAGAAAACACAACCACCCCATCATACGCATTGATGTTATCAGTAATCCTGCCTAACCCACCTTTCACGACATCGTTCCCGTACAAGAACGACATCTCCGAAGTGGGTTTTAGCCACACTTTATGCTTCGCATTAGCAGCCAACAGATTCAAGGCCTGAATCGTGAGATGGAACTTGCCGCTTTTTGTGAATTTGCCGATGTTGGTCCCCATGGCGACGAGGTTTTCTCGCTTCACGTTGGTGGCGCGTTTGACTAGTGACTCCGAGACGTAATAGACTCTGTTCTTGTGGAGACGGAAGCAATAGCGACCTGGGTTTTGATCTGGGCCTTCGTGTGATGGAGAATCGACGAGGTTCTTGAGATTGTTGCCTGTGAATTTGAATAGCTTCTCGAATACTTGAGTCGTCTCGGCTTCGTCTAATGGCCTCATCTCTGTAGAGGTGATTCAAATGAAAGAAAGAAGCAGGGAGAGTTAAGGAGAGGAGGGTTTTTGAAAAGAACACGGCGAGGGTTTTGGAAGACGAAGACGGCGAGAAGCTGAGAATTAGGTTTGAGTTTATGTCTTTATGATAACATAAACTATAAAGATATCAAGGGGTGTTTGgccgttaaaaaaaattataaaatgttTGGTAAatattgacaaaattgcaaaaatagtccTTTGTTGGCAACATTTTATGGTTTTGGTCCAAAAGTTTTGGTGATTCAATTTTGAATACTTTGTTAAGTTTTGTTCCTTATAAttgatatttttatgtgttttttgtcCATACCCAATCTAAAATGATGAATATGCCGTTagataattcttttttattttcttttaattaatttattattattttaattaaaaaagaaaaaaaatacctctctctctcttaacAATATCCATGTAACAACCCACATTAAAATGAAACTCAAAATAATCGAAACAAGCAAAGCAAATCGATGAACCCAGCTGACCAAAAACACACAACCCGCTAGCAATTAACACAAAGTAACACTTCCACACTGGAATGATAGAATACCAAAAGCATTAAAGTGAAAGTGTAAAACTGATCTGAACAAAAGTTAGATTCTAAGCGGGCTTCTTGTGAGTGAGTGACAGATGGAGGTTAGAGGCACAGAGGAGTAAAAGATCGTCGCTTGCCTGCAGCTGTCCACCGGAGTAGAAAGACAAAAAGATGGTGCGACTGTGAGCAGTAAGAGACGAAGTATGGAGCATATGAGACTGAAAGAGATTGGCGTCAGAGGTATGGCTACGAATTCGTATTTGACTGGGAAGGATAGAGAGTGACCAGAGACGATGGAGGAAACATGTGCGTATCTTGGATTTAATTGAAATTTTGAAATGTTGAATGAGAATCGGGCCTGATACCCCTTTCAATCTGAACGACATTTCGATTCCGGTGACCACTTTCAGAAATCCTTAAAGAACAACAACCAGATGAGCGCTAGTACCTCTGATAAAGCAAAAGGGTTTGTTCCTCCACTATTCTTCTAACTCAATCCCTAAACTTAGAAATTATATGAAAATACACAGGTGAAATCGATTTTTCAGAAATCAATTGTTCATGAAAACCCATTGCTCATAAGCTTTTTTAGATTCAGAAATCAATTTTAGTTCTAGAAGCAAACCCATAAATTCGATTGTTCTTGAAGAGCAAACCTAGAATATCGATTGTGCAACAGGTTAAGTAAGGAGATATGTGGGATTACAGTGGAGAAAATGGAGGTGGTTGGCGACGGATGGTGGTGGCGGTGAATCGTCTTTTCAAGCTGGAGGTGTTCTTGAGATTGTGGGTATATGTTCTTGATAGTgttaaatgtgtgttttgaaAAGAGTTAGAAAGAAGATAGCAGGAGGAGAGAGGGATGGTGGGCCTTTTGTTTTTAattcattaaaaatattaatataaatataaaaaattaaaagaaaaaacaaatataaaGCGTATAATCGTCTTTTTGAGCTGATAGGAACCAAAGTCACTAAAAATATCCAAAATTGGCCCACTGATGCACGACCGAAACCACATAATTTTtccaaccacatggaccatttttgtatttttgtcgGTAAATATTACTCCATTGGTTTTAAAATTACTGTCcgcaaacaagaaaaaaaaataaataaacattaattaccactaactttattaaataaaatgataaTTGTATCTTTTTGTTGTATTTAATTTTAtggtagttatatttaatttaatggtAGTTTAACTAATAataaggggcattttggtaaaagtgatatttatttttagaaatagattattattttgggacaaactaaaaagaaaacatggactattaataTGAGAAGGGGGAAATAACTTTTTaatgtaaaaaatatttttaaaaaaatcaaaaatttttggtTTTTTCAAAAAGTTAATAAGTTGATTGAAAACCCTCTCAAACATCTTGTAATATTAATATTAcggataaaaataaataaaaatgccATTGTTTTAAGGGATCCCTTATGTAAAACACAAAGCTACATAAATGGTCTTTTGTGTTTGGCAAAAATACCACATTTGGTCCTAATCAGGAAATTTTTGTAAAGATGGTCCATAAGTTTGAAACCCTTATAAAAGTTGTCCTTATTAAGGACAAAAACACTTTTGTACCCTTAATAACTATGGTGTACTCCTCATCTGAGAGCATTACAGTCATTTCACTTGCATGTTTCCTTCTACATTAATATTTCTCTTTTTATATTAAATTCACAAGTATAAACCTTCCTCAAGCTTCAACATTCTTCACATGCTACAAAGATAAGACGAATTAAAGATGGTGCGATGTGTTTTTGGTAGGAAAGTTATCAATGTTATCTCTAATGGGTTTCATacataagaacatcttatgtgctcatacaaaccctaaagcttggatctaggtttctctattgtacatgcaattcatcaaagacttataaaccttagatctagcatactaatttcgaaattgacatgtaagaacagatctagatgattaactCTTGTAGGATGGGTTGAATCTCTTCAATCTTCTCTCCTTGgagcttagtgtcacaaatgtcactcctctaatggtttacaaacaccaatagcaagagagTGACTAATGAGAAGGAGGAGGAACACCAAAAACGTCCTAGGGTTCTACCAAAAGAGTTCCCCATGTTTTTGGGGacataggggtctttatatagctaggtcattagggttatcaaacaaggaaaccctaatttgattgcttaggctccaagcagcccatgggctccctttagaacaccccttggacgaattccttatgggcttcccatagaattcgtccaacctatgttccGAGGTGAtctatagcccaattgcaattatcttataattacaattccagccccctaagtttaattaatgtcttttagtcccaaaactaattcttaattaattattgactaatattaattaaacaatatgatttctcctttaatatattattcatataatatattaataaatcataattaatcct is part of the Lactuca sativa cultivar Salinas chromosome 7, Lsat_Salinas_v11, whole genome shotgun sequence genome and harbors:
- the LOC111900866 gene encoding uncharacterized protein LOC111900866; this translates as MRPLDEAETTQVFEKLFKFTGNNLKNLVDSPSHEGPDQNPGRYCFRLHKNRVYYVSESLVKRATNVKRENLVAMGTNIGKFTKSGKFHLTIQALNLLAANAKHKVWLKPTSEMSFLYGNDVVKGGLGRITDNINAYDGVVVFSMSDLPLGFGIAAKSTQDCRKMDPNGLVVIRQADTGEYLRNQDDL